The Candidatus Obscuribacterales bacterium genome has a segment encoding these proteins:
- a CDS encoding ribbon-helix-helix domain-containing protein, with the protein MNDSTTSPLSTPSTMTTPSDKVELSVRLDADLLDQIKHLTKDPSKVIEVAVRQWLSGANRRDDDLTRTLRRNPPVPPKGEWND; encoded by the coding sequence ATGAACGATTCCACCACATCCCCTCTGTCTACGCCATCCACCATGACCACGCCATCCGATAAGGTTGAGTTATCGGTGCGCCTAGATGCCGATTTACTCGATCAAATCAAGCATCTTACAAAAGATCCTAGCAAGGTTATTGAAGTTGCCGTTCGCCAGTGGCTATCCGGCGCGAACCGTCGGGATGACGATCTCACCCGCACCCTACGCCGTAATCCCCCCGTGCCGCCCAAGGGCGAATGGAATGATTAA